In a genomic window of Dyadobacter fermentans DSM 18053:
- a CDS encoding tetratricopeptide repeat-containing sensor histidine kinase: MKRILSEKITTPAVPRRYSGAAWFLTVLALLLPQLAKAVESPPSLAALRRQVELAKTPQEKADKLIETGEFYLLKPGEDQEDMDNARKYAQAAMEINRQLRSHRLAGDILFLMSQIEKESGRKEVGLQKLKEAIAVYRKARLTGSEGLALMELRHYYDWAGPGMNERLRIVQEAIARFAAAKDTVNEAAAYVELGDLYQLQENATDAIISLRKAITLYQAIGHKNLQSVYNLIGHIYTATGDLKNGLNYGHLAVKTATELKDSSMVAATTYNRLAVTYSKLDRLETALELLQKALMFSIKNQWDDGTVQILGNIIDLSIKRGARMNAQIAFLEKFLVKNYSKITPFVRYTIEEDLRMFFIKSKNIPKAKYYLDKCMQYEREGNLAFNTHLYYDAVEFYLLTGNVRLAKAYLAKMEKLKDAANDPFISQQYYLVSYKTDSASGDFRKAFASHTRYKTYSDSIQERKSKYELKVMAARYDLENKDAEIALKSENIRLLQKDIASRNEIVIRSNRLRNITIFAMVILVLLLLSLYSRSRIIEKYSTSIAKKNGYLQDLLKEKEWLIREVHHRVKNNLQMIISLIDSQASYLSNDALHAVMDSKHRIEAMSLIHQKLYLTDNTSSINMRIYIKELVTYLKDSLGFNRNISFTTDVDEIELDVSHATPVGLILNEAITNALKYAFPGTMAGKIDVSFKYCDERKVSLTIQDSGVGLPPDFDPDTVSSLGMSLMYGLATEVSGTLRITGEAGTRVLLTFSLPDVFLSRSPGDELVLSNE; this comes from the coding sequence GTGAAACGGATACTTAGCGAAAAAATAACCACCCCTGCGGTACCACGGCGGTATTCGGGCGCTGCATGGTTTTTGACGGTGCTGGCATTGCTTCTTCCGCAACTCGCAAAAGCGGTTGAAAGCCCCCCTTCGCTGGCCGCACTGCGGCGACAAGTGGAACTGGCGAAAACCCCGCAGGAGAAAGCGGACAAGCTGATTGAAACGGGAGAATTTTACCTGCTGAAACCCGGCGAGGATCAGGAGGATATGGACAATGCCCGGAAGTACGCGCAGGCGGCCATGGAGATTAACCGGCAGCTTCGTTCGCACAGGCTGGCGGGTGATATATTGTTCCTGATGTCCCAGATCGAAAAGGAATCGGGGCGGAAAGAGGTGGGCTTGCAAAAACTGAAAGAAGCCATTGCCGTGTACCGGAAGGCCCGATTGACGGGGAGTGAAGGGCTCGCGCTGATGGAACTGCGGCATTACTATGATTGGGCCGGGCCGGGCATGAACGAGCGCCTCCGGATCGTGCAGGAGGCGATTGCGCGCTTTGCCGCAGCGAAGGATACGGTGAATGAAGCTGCCGCCTACGTGGAGCTGGGCGACTTGTATCAATTGCAGGAAAATGCCACCGATGCCATTATTTCGCTGCGAAAGGCGATAACGCTCTATCAGGCGATCGGGCATAAGAACTTGCAATCGGTATACAACCTGATCGGACATATTTATACGGCCACCGGCGATTTGAAGAACGGGCTGAACTACGGGCACCTTGCCGTGAAGACGGCTACGGAGTTGAAAGACTCGTCTATGGTGGCGGCTACGACTTACAACCGGCTGGCCGTGACCTATTCGAAGCTCGACAGGCTGGAAACCGCGCTCGAATTGCTCCAAAAAGCTTTGATGTTCTCTATCAAAAACCAATGGGACGACGGGACGGTGCAGATCCTGGGCAATATCATTGATTTGAGTATCAAGCGCGGCGCTAGAATGAATGCGCAGATTGCTTTTCTGGAAAAATTCCTGGTGAAGAATTACAGCAAAATAACGCCCTTCGTGCGGTATACGATCGAGGAAGATCTCAGGATGTTTTTTATCAAATCCAAAAACATTCCGAAAGCGAAGTATTACCTGGATAAATGCATGCAGTACGAGCGGGAGGGGAACCTGGCATTCAACACGCACCTTTACTACGACGCGGTGGAGTTTTACCTGCTTACCGGGAATGTGAGGCTGGCCAAGGCATATCTCGCCAAAATGGAGAAGTTGAAAGACGCCGCCAACGACCCGTTTATCTCCCAGCAATATTACCTCGTCAGCTACAAAACCGACTCGGCATCCGGTGATTTCCGGAAAGCATTCGCCAGCCATACGCGGTACAAAACGTATTCCGATTCCATTCAGGAGAGAAAATCGAAGTACGAACTGAAAGTAATGGCGGCCCGGTACGACCTCGAAAACAAGGATGCCGAAATCGCCCTCAAATCAGAGAATATCAGGCTTTTGCAAAAGGATATTGCCTCACGGAACGAGATCGTGATCAGAAGTAACCGCCTCAGGAATATCACGATTTTCGCGATGGTAATCCTGGTGTTGTTGCTGCTATCGCTGTACAGCAGAAGCCGGATCATTGAAAAGTACAGTACAAGCATTGCCAAAAAGAATGGTTATCTTCAGGACTTGCTGAAAGAGAAGGAATGGCTGATCCGGGAGGTCCACCACCGGGTGAAGAATAATCTCCAGATGATCATCAGCCTGATCGACTCGCAGGCATCGTACCTGAGCAACGACGCTCTGCACGCCGTGATGGACAGCAAGCACCGGATCGAGGCGATGTCGCTGATCCACCAGAAGTTGTATCTCACGGACAATACATCCTCCATTAATATGAGGATTTACATTAAAGAGCTCGTGACGTATTTGAAGGATAGTCTGGGTTTTAACAGAAATATATCTTTCACGACGGACGTGGACGAAATCGAACTGGACGTGTCCCATGCGACGCCGGTGGGCCTCATCCTCAACGAAGCTATCACGAATGCATTGAAATATGCCTTTCCGGGCACGATGGCGGGGAAAATCGATGTCAGTTTCAAATACTGCGACGAGCGGAAAGTGTCATTGACGATCCAGGACTCGGGTGTGGGCCTGCCGCCGGATTTTGACCCTGATACGGTATCTTCCCTGGGTATGAGCCTTATGTACGGGCTGGCGACCGAGGTGAGCGGTACATTGCGCATTACGGGCGAGGCCGGAACCCGCGTGCTGCTGACGTTCAGCCTGCCCGACGTTTTCCTGAGCAGGTCGCCGGGAGACGAACTCGTGTTGTCAAACGAATAA